The DNA window caggttttCCTCGAGGATTTCGCTATACTTTGCCGAATtaattttaccctctacctttgcAAGTTGTCCAGGACCTGCTGCCGGGAAGCATTCaaacattatgatgctgccaccaccatgctatgttttttctattttaaaagtCTTTGTGTAATTTGCTTTGTAATACTTTCTGATTTACTGTATTCtgattttttaattcattttgttgTATACCGCCTCTTGACCAGATCGTTATTGTAAATGAGTTGTCAACTTACTTACTTGGTAAAATAAAGgtccaataaaataaataaatgcttcaCGGTGGGGATGATGTGTTCATGCACTCAGGTGATCTGTATTTCACTAACTGTGTGACTTCTAGCTCAGAACTGGCTGAATCTGTGTTGACTTGCTGGAGTCGCATTAAATAGGGTGAGTACTTTAATTTATTACTATCAATTATTTGACTTTACtttgtaaaaatatgttttttttgacacaaaagtctcatttgtgtttctgtcaaaaactcaaattaaatTGACTGTGGTTCAATGTTAAAAGGAGTGATGCATTAATTTTcgaccaagatcttatattgagaATGGGAGAGTTGAACCGCTGCGCAAAgacttctccagcacatcctaaagattctcaatggggctgaggtctggactctgtggagaccaatccatgtgtgaatgaatcctggcatcatcatgtCAGAATatgcccatgccatcagggaagaaaaactccactgatagaaagacctggtcattcagtatgttcaggtagtcagctgacctcattcttcgggaacataatgttgctgaacctgaccaacaacagatcataaccctaacccccacagactTGTAGGCACCagacatgatgagtgcatcatgACGTGTctatcactttggaacagggtaaatctggactcatcagaccacatgaccgaccACAATCGTTCttcgaagatgatggttctccactatccttcaggttttattaATGCATTGGACAGTTGTTAACctaattttagtagtttcagaaatccccttagttgttttctttgcttgatgcaggccgataatttgacccttctgaaacagattaacatcctttccatgaccacaggatatgtcttccaacatggttgtttaagaaatgagaaactcCTCACTctatcagctagggttaaataagttgttgcccTCTGAAATGTATTCATCAGTGCAGTAGTTATTCACTGGAAGGTTCTGACCTGTATGCTTAGTTAAATCCGGGTGGCGATTTCTTTTTTGGACCGACAGTGTATTTTGGTGGCATGTGCCCCAACCATTATTATACTGGGTCATCCCaacaattaaaatgtatttcagaATTATGGCACAATTCATtgtgttttcaacatttttttttttgcttgtttgtttatttttgtactttgtGAATCATCACCTGTGGGCAAAGAAGAGTGCTTGGACCAGAATTTTAATTTGCATCTGAAgtacttttacaaaaaaaagttcaCTTACGTAGTTAGTGatgttcaaaaacaaacaaaaaatccaaatcTGATTCTGTAAATATATACAGCTTGGTGATCAATATGGTCTAATAATTATTTCCCAAGCTCTATGTGCACAGGAGGTGTCATCTTTCCCCATCACTCTTGACCCAGTAGTAAATGGGATTACAACTGATTGCAAAACGGTGGTTACATCACAAAATCCCACTCACATGTACgtacatttctttttctccaaTTTAAGGTGAACATAGAGAAGATTTTACTCTTCAACagatgaatgtgaaaacagtcTATCAAAATCTGCTCATAACATCATCCTGCAGAGTAAAAGTCAAACATACAAATGATCAAACAAGGAGGAAAAGGCATTTCTGGACTGAGGAGtaccttaaccctcctgtcgtcttCACGTCTTCATTtgcgggcaccaaaaaatattgtttcctttgaaaaaaatccaaaaattcagcaaaaaaaacccccaaaatccccagatttctgaaaatgtgcaaaactttcaggaagaaaattccaataattacttacaaatttcccttaaaagttttattttaaaaaaatactacaaatttggcaagaaaattcttgaaaatatatatttttttaaaaatcctaaaaatcctccaaaacaaatcctaaaaatatctaaagtgatatttttcccacattttcaaactctaaatgtacaaaaccttcaggaagaaaataccaaaagtttcccttaaaactaaaaaaaacaaaaaaaaaaaacctccaatttggcaagaaaattcttgtaaatatttttaaaaaaaatcctaaaaatcttccaaaaaaatcctaaaaatcttccaaaaaatcctaaagttATTACcgatatatcagtaaaacttataatattttctttaggagcattcaccaaaaaatctgcccaaattttgctggattttggattttttgtaaatgttcttaaaaaacattttttttaacatttcttttttccacaaaaaatgtttaagaatttccccaaaatgctgaaaatattttcactgtgaacatgtatttttttccacatttttaaactttaaaatgggtcagtttgacccgcaggatgacacaagAGTTAAAATTGTATGAACAAGATGAATTAGTGAGAAAACAattctacttttattttgaaaatccatTCCCTCAATCAAAGTAACTGTTGTGTGCTCCTACATAGTTCTTATTAAGTAAACATTAACCTTGATTGCACACACTTATGTAAACCTGTGCCTGTGTAAACCACATCTTTTACTgtcagtgttgtcttcattacAGTGACCAAATGACTCggacaggatgacagaaaataaatatcttCTTTTGTTCTCTTTAGTTTCATCCTAACATACACATttgcatgcaaacacactcacacatatacacattcAGCACAGACAGTACATTCTAGTCTTTGATAAGTTAATTCTTATTGCAGATGTTAGAATATTAAGGCctcagatttttacatttcagaaatGCCTGGGAGCAGATTACGTCTGACATCAACTCGGAATCAGTGTGACAACATTAAACAATAACTGTTATTTTTAGAAGAATTTATAAAGTAACTTCTACTGAGAAAAAGCTTGAGGAGGTGATATGTTGGAGAGTCACTCGGCGACTTCAACATAGTTGGCCGGGTAGAAGCCCTCCTTCCCCCCACTCAGGACTCCTCGACACCAGCCTTGgtcgtcctcctcctctaccTTCAGGAACACTTCACCTGGCAACAGAAACATTAACACTCAGCTGCAGGAAGACAAAATCTCactaaaaatgcttttaaattgACATGATTTAACACATTTGCATTACCAACAACCTTGTCTCAATAATACTTTTGTGTATGATAATATGCCAATTGGTGGAGTGATTTTTAACAATCTAGTCTGTTTTTCAGGCTTCTTGCTCATCGTTTTTCTCTATAAAATCACCACTGTAGACGGTGTAGAtactgtagctgtgtgtagaTACAAGTACAGTATGTTACAAAAGTGCACCAACATGTAGTTTCTGCCATGACCAGGCtccaaacaaaccaaacaatcTTCAACTTCTCTCGCTATGAAATGAGTTAGAATCCAAATAGTCACTAGTTTGGAAGATATTTTGGAAAGTGTCTTGCCTTCAGGTGGTGTATTAGCCTTAATTGACAGTGATGGTTGCGGTTTGCTAAAATTCACCCTAAACCTCATCTAGTTGCCTAGATATGGGTTTTCTGGCTCTAAAAACATTGGCTGGAAGCCAGGCAGTAAATCCAGGCTTCAAAAATTCCTTACAGAGTCCTCGCAGATGTTACAGTACGTCCCGTTTCTCTACAGTTAACATTTAAATGCTCCAGAGAATCTAACCAAACGAAAGAGGCAGCAAAAAAAGTACTCTCACGGGAAAAATATACAACCTGTTCTCATTCCCACGATGTCAAGTACTGACATTTTGTTAAAGCTGCTGGTGTCATAGTGATGCATCCAAGATATTCTATGTGCCAATTCCATCAATATTAAATCCTGAGAGATGTAAAGGAGTTTTAACAGTTTACGACAGTCTCGTAAGAAGGTTGAAGGGCCAGAGACAGTGTAAGTGACAGGATTTTCAAACAGGAGACCATTATTTTTCCTCTTAGTTTTCAATTATTTTGTGGCTATAGTCTTGTTTTCACTAATGGATTGGCTACGTTAAGAGTTCAgttgaggaaaaaaatcatgGTTTTGCGATAAAATGGACGATTTCACAGAATTAAACAATGTTAGGAGGAAAACATCTGGCTAGTGACTTGGACTGTTTATTTCCTACATTTAAAATTGTTATAGATGTATCGGACTACCTTGTGCATTGAAAAATGACACTATGGAGTGCCAAGTGCGTTCAAATGTGATACCAAAGCATAACAAAGCAGTATTATGTGACAAAATGGTCAGTGACACCAGACTCAAATATCTCTTCTCAAGCAGTTTGAAGATAAATTTGGGTCTTTGTAGAATGAGAGGGGTGTTAGAGGTATGGCATGgaacatttccacattaaaatgttaaaaatcactTGACTTCACTGATCAATTTTcttattccaaatgttttccAACAGTGTTATAATCCAGACAAGTCCataattttaatctaatgtcATGATGTGTTTCAGAAATCCAGTTTTAAATATATCTACAAGCCATTAAATGCAAGAGAATTGGGGGGAGGAAACAGCTATTTTCAAGCTCAACACTGAACTGtttttctgaaacatttaaatttgcaaaagtCAAagctttttctgacttttggcCAATCTGTCAGATATTAAAGAAACTGAACGCAAGCCAGTTTTATCCTTTGGGCAGATTCCAATGTTGGAAACAAGTTGCTAAGACACAACATCAGAATCACAAATCATATGAAAAATTAGCAAATTGGTACCAACAGTTTTGTGTTTATCTGCCTGTCTGTCAGCATTTTAGAGGAATTGTTTGCACTTCCATCTTCCCAGTCAGTTTTATGTTAATACGGTGGTTTTAATAATAACttataaaaaaaacccaaagttgCTTTAACACTCAGAACAAAATGTCGTCATCATATCACACTTTATGTGTCACCTGCTTTAAAGGACAGCTCATCACCCTCCTCTCCCACGTAGTCGTACAGAGCTCGCACCTTCACACCTCCAATCATCACACTAACAGGAGAAAAAACATGTCAAGTTCCATAAATACTTAAACTAGACTGTGTACTGCTCAGATCTGGTTTATTATTGACTTATTTGTTAATTAATGTGATATTCTGTAATAACTTACGGTCGGCTCTCCTTTCctttctgctctcttttctttctgtttagcTTTTTTACTGGTGGGACCCATTCctggaggaagaggaaacaCATCATTCAGCCAACACATAGGTGCATGAGCACACACTGTATATCATTATGTCTGCTCGGTAAAACAATGAATacctaatttaatttaatttgatttagtTATGCATataatttatgtttttgcatttctgtcagAGAAATATATACTCAACAACAACTACAAGTCAATAAGGCAATTATTTCTGGTATTACAAGTTCTTGAAATTTTATGTGTAACTATGTAAATTAGATATTATTTATCAAATATGTACTAATTTGCATACTTTGTACTACATTTCCAGAGCAGAAATTGGATCGTTGGATATAGTCTGGTACaaaatttctgtttcattttggaGACATATTAAAGTGAAAGCTTTTTACAGAGAAGattttggtctctttttatCACACTATAACTCAGGAAACACTATTGACATCCAGAAACCCATTCCCGCCATATTTTTAGGAATAAAATGTTCTATAAAACAGGTTATGAATGAGATAAGAACAAATCCCTCTGCGAAAACCTTCAGAATATAGATTGGAATAAACCTGTCAAGTTGGTTGTAAGAGCTACTCCAGTGGAGATTTCTGGTTTAGATGATGAGGGGGGAAAACTTAATGTTTTGAAAATGGAATTTAAGTGTAAACTGTTAGTCTTCATCATGTGAGTCAACTGCACTTCAGACGATTAATTGGCAATGTCCTCTTATGAGTTGTGAAAGTAAAACTGGCAATTAACTgaactggagaaaaaaattcaataaactaaagatgttcagtttaatCAACTGGTCACAtagatgttgattttttttttgcaaagtaaAGAGTTAtttcttaaaggcattagaggagatttaatttcctacgactttgaacgtagcatgggCATGCGctcatacaacctctccctcacccccctctaaccttcCCCCTCTTagcatttacgaagaaacgcccccctccagaaacttgcgtagcactcgtgaagttgtcttttacggctgggtccccctggatctttagctGTCATTATGTAAagaaagatgagcaaaacaagtcgccagctaactacgaagttataccaaagcaacacatacagaaaacacgtaagtccaaggcgtacgtaatctacgtaacttgGCCTGAgatggaagatttttgattgacaggaaagggagcaaaccaaacgcctcggtccgagcgctttgactggctgatgtttttcaggtcctgccatgtccacagttacttttttaaatttttttattcttttagagaccatacatacaagtccattaaaggtcagtatattcattttatgtgaatcagacaaattaaacaaaaaaaaatcctccataatgcctttaatttaGCATTGAGAACTTACAATCATAAGTTAATTATTGAAGCCATTTTCAACCAGAGTCTGTACAAAGACAATCTATCCGGCTGCTCTCAGCTCTGGTGTCAATCAGTGTAGTGGCTGAAATCATTTCCAacctttgttgttgttaaagCTGTTTTGATTATTCTGAAAAGGAACACCTTCATTTACGTTGTATTAAAGATACACAGCCATTTCTTACCACATCTGTTTTCTCAGACTACACAATAGACCCTGTTGCCCCTTTTTGACCAAGCTGGTTCCACTCTGGTTCCTCTATAATAATGCAATCTGCAAAGTCTACTTTTGCAACTTCATTCGTTCATTCAACTCATCAAATTATGAGAACTCatgtttttaaattctaaagtggtggaaaataataaaaatgttatattATAGATAAGATTAGATATTAGAGTTACATTAGTAAACAAGCAAACATAAGTTGATTTAGCTAAATTCCTTGCAATGTTTTGGAGTGTATGTGTTGAAAAATTCCATATGTTAATGAGAAACCACTACTTATgggtaaaaacaaacacatcactgcaaaaactcttaCTTACATAAAGAAAGGTTATGTTTCAATTTGCAAATTAGGTGTTGTTCAATGAAATGTGCAGCAGTTTGCATAAATGTCTAATAGACATTTATGTGTTTCAGTGTCATAAAATAAACACCTAAATTgtgtattttggatgttttttttatcactaaAAGAAGGAAGAAGACATAGTATGCAAgcaaactattaaaaaaatatatgtaaatcaACCAACACAtgaaaaagtaatatttttgtttgttgtatcTTGTCATATCTTTGTCATTAGAGTTTGATATTTTCTGCATGTAGTTGTGCAAACTTTGTACATACCTCGATCTTTGGCCAGTCGGTGGGCATGCCTGGGCCATGATTGTTCTTCCACCATTTGAGATCATCTTGCTCATCGATGGACATTAGGGTGTTGTGGAGTTCACTGTAAACTGCCTTCACACTGACACAAGGACACACGATGTGGATACACAACACTTACACTGTCTTAACCCGGTAATTTATACACTAAATATGGTCACAAGCAAACACTGAGATGGCTGCTCACCTCTCGTTGTTGGTGATGTCCAGGTGTCTGTGAATGGAGAGGAAGGCTTGCTTCAGGAAGCTgatcctcttcctctcctcctcctgcgaCTGGTCGAAAATggcctccatctcctccatgtAGCGAGGCGTGTAGGACGACACAtcctccagaactttctcatATCGCTCTCTGGCCTGCAGGCAGCTCAGGACAAAGCATTTTCTGATGAGAAGTTGTGTACGCGCCACAGGAAGAAgctctgctgtgtttctttAATGGAGGATTTGATCTGTATAAAtcatctgctgctctctgctgttCCCATGCTGGACTCCATAAACACCGAGCAGAGCAACAATAACACATCTCCATACAAGGGAGCTGCTTGGAACAGAAACTTAAGGCTGATGCTTGTGTTTAGAGTCGACAGATTCTTAACTGAATAAGTATCAGCACATGCAGCAAGTCGACAAAACTTTCTTGGAATGCGACACGTTTAACTGTCACATGTGTCGAATCAGGAGGGAGGAAGTTCTGCGATGAATGCATCCCTTCTTCAGCGTGCATGACTGGCTCAGAGtgaagtgctgcagtgtgttttcaaGTCCCTCCTCACCTTTTCCTTCTCCTCTGTGGCGTTTTCTCTGGCTTCTGTGAACTTCTGCTTTTTCTCCGGAGTCATCTCGGAGTTTTCATTTGCTTGCTTCTCTTTGTCAAGGGCTGCTTGCTCCTTCTGACAGGACTTGTGGTACGAAACTCGGATCTTCTCCAGCTGTTGAAGGCACATTTGTGTATACATGTTAACGGATAACTTTGCATTTGGGGAAATATGCTTGCCTGCTGTGATTTAGATGGAAAAAAGCTGGAAAGAGTAGAACAGAGCTTGTCTTACTCtttcaaaaagtacaaaaaaatcagcatacCAGAACATCTTTATCTCATTATTTATCACGTTATATCATgttcattaaaaaaaggaaaaaatctcAGTTAATATTACAGTTCCTGGAATCTTAATTGTCCAAGAAATAGTCCGTCACATAACCTCCCATAACACCACAACAGGCTTCATTTTACATAGGACTGCACTTTATCTTACATTGCTAccatattttctgtcttttttgcagCCAAGAATGCAACTTTCTTTAATCAGAACTTTCCAGCACAAGTTGTGCATAAAAAGAAGTCACTGTGCACGACAGCTCTTGTTACCCATGCAAGCAACTTAATATAAGAATAGGCACAAAATTATACAACATAGCACATGACTGAGAAAAAAAGTGGAGAATGAAACTTGACCAAAAACAGTAATGCTCTCATAGCCCTGTTACATCACTCATGCATCACTTGACTGCATTTTGCCAGACGgcgttttgtttttactttctcCCTCAAAGATAAAATGTTGGTCAACTTAAATTGCTTTAATTAATTTCTAACATTTGCTTTTTAGTACTATATTTCATCTATCAAATATATGaattctctctcatttttgtacttttaatagATAGAGAAAATATGTAGTTTAAGATACTAGTTTGACATATATTCACTTATTCAATCTCTTCCTGAAAGTTAAGATGAGAAGattaatatacacacgtggacaaaattgttggtacccctcagttaaagaaggaaaaacccacaattctcactgaaatcacttgaaactcacaaaagtaacaataaataaaaatttattgaaaattgctttctgttgtccatgttcagtgtggtacacaccttttcaccaaacagcagggtgactacttgtctccctttaaataggcagactgactgattatgagtttggaaacacctgtgatgtcaattaaatgacacacctgagttaatcatgtcactctggtcaaatagttttcaatcttttatagaggtaccatcatttttgtccagccctatttcattagtttgtttttttaaataattatgttaatcaacaattcaaaagtgatggctgattttgattatttaattttcaataaatttttatttattgttacttttgtgagtttcaagtgatttcagtgagaattgtgggtttttccttctttaactgaggggtaccaacaattttgtccacgtgtgtaattccGATGTCTCTGTACGCTTCAGACAACTGGCAAAAAGCTCCTGTTAAACTACACCAAAAGGAATCCAGAAACATGGTGTAACGTGTTAATCTTCTGGACAGATCCCAGCTGTTTCCttgtttctttctgctctgtgtttgtgttcagctcAACTAAGTGGCTGCTGAAAAGAAAATTGGTCCCACAAATCACTGGTACttaagttttaaaatgtatgttgCAGGTTTCATCAAATTCCATTCGCTAATGAAGACACACAAGCATAAATGTTAATGACATATGTGCTGCACCTTTGCCAGCTTTTTGGACCAGGGTTTCTGCGCACGTGAGAAACTCGTGTTGTTGTCGTGGCTCTCCCTGAAGCCGCAAAAGATTTTCTTCGGAAACGTCTCCTTCTGCCAGGTCTTTACCCGTTCTCCCTCCTCTGCGATGAGCGACTGGGAGATGGAGGAGTGGAGGGCGGACAGGCGCTCCGTGGAGGTGAAGAAACACTGCCACGCCTTCATGAGGGAGCCATAAAGTGGCCCTGGGGAAGCAAgggggtgaaaaaaaaagagaggctGAGGAATGAAATAACACAGAGCGCAGAGGTGAGTCATGGAACCAATAGGGAAATAATG is part of the Acanthochromis polyacanthus isolate Apoly-LR-REF ecotype Palm Island chromosome 19, KAUST_Apoly_ChrSc, whole genome shotgun sequence genome and encodes:
- the LOC110949015 gene encoding protein kinase C and casein kinase substrate in neurons protein 3-like, which produces MASLPKEPPEDARKQSFWMPGNYVRTVHRTDQSFQACNDIVACLIERAKVEKQYAQQLSQWSSKWKSIVDSRPLYGSLMKAWQCFFTSTERLSALHSSISQSLIAEEGERVKTWQKETFPKKIFCGFRESHDNNTSFSRAQKPWSKKLAKLEKIRVSYHKSCQKEQAALDKEKQANENSEMTPEKKQKFTEARENATEEKEKARERYEKVLEDVSSYTPRYMEEMEAIFDQSQEEERKRISFLKQAFLSIHRHLDITNNESVKAVYSELHNTLMSIDEQDDLKWWKNNHGPGMPTDWPKIEEWVPPVKKLNRKKREQKGKESRPVMIGGVKVRALYDYVGEEGDELSFKAGEVFLKVEEEDDQGWCRGVLSGGKEGFYPANYVEVAE